GTGTACATTTGACCTGCAATGGCTTAATTCTCCGATATGCATTGATAATCGCACTCACACTATGGCTACGTAATAGCAAAAGTTGTATGTCCACAAAATTTCTTTAAATCTATCGTTGATCAGTCTTCGATAAAAACGCCTCTGAAtaatgtttgtttggctttaTGCTTTGTCTATGTCTAAATTCTTCACTCCGCTACCACATCCGTATCCTGTTGCCGGGAGGTAATGTTCGGATGGCAGTATGTGTAGAAGAATAACATCAGGCTGATGCCAATCATGAACGTTGCTGTTGGAAAGCCACACAGTACTGCGGTGCAGAACGCCGACTGGCGTATCGTTGGGTGGCGCACGAACAGAGCATACAGCACTGCACAGGCAATGGTTTCCGCAAAGCATAGCGAGTAGAATAAACTGTATCGCAGTCTCGTAGGGCCCTCGTGCAACGGAATGTAGTTGAAAATGTACACCAGGCCGAAGGCGCTGGATAGAAACAGACGCTGGCCAGTAGAGTCGCCGCAGAAGCAGGGACGCTCGTAGAAAAATATCCAGAGAGCCATAAGGAGGGCATGGCAGCCGCACGCCAACCCAGTGTAGAGAGGAAACACACTGGCTACGGTTGCAATCGCCAAGACTCGGGCGACCGTTACCGAGAACTGCCAGGCGATTTGTACAATAGTACCGGACCACGGAATGTGACGTTTGTCGGGCCGCGCAAATCGGACACACCGATAGTGGGACGCCATGCACCAGGCAATGCTGCCCATAGCACTGATAATTGACAACATTTGCAGCAACGTGATAGGACCGGTAGAGAGCACAATGGTTAGCTGTAGGATCTTTTGCGTGGTTACCTCCAACAAGCATTCGAAGATCCTGAGAAGCGCTACGTCGTTGTCTTCTTGCACCAGCTGTTCGTACAGGCGTTTCTGTTCTAGTTGATCTCCTTGGGCTTTGGCTTGATAGCATGCGTGCGATAGTCGGAACGACCGCAAGTAACGACACAAAAATGGCATCAACACGACGCACAGTAAGATGCTGTGACAAGGTTGCGTTGCACACCGTTTAAGGCGCGTATCCTCCAAGTACATTAATAGATTCAGCAATGCCGTGATGATAGCGGGCACTATAAGGGCAGCCAGGGTCAGGGCGAAGTAGTTTAGCCGTTCGGTTTTGTAGTACTGGTA
This window of the Anopheles cruzii chromosome X, idAnoCruzAS_RS32_06, whole genome shotgun sequence genome carries:
- the LOC128269464 gene encoding XK-related protein 6, which gives rise to MNSAVPLENPDQSLTDGSKLTTMVNQQLTFLTRTDEPGYNVERSDILLTAVSILMRLASLALTVMLSYQYYKTERLNYFALTLAALIVPAIITALLNLLMYLEDTRLKRCATQPCHSILLCVVLMPFLCRYLRSFRLSHACYQAKAQGDQLEQKRLYEQLVQEDNDVALLRIFECLLEVTTQKILQLTIVLSTGPITLLQMLSIISAMGSIAWCMASHYRCVRFARPDKRHIPWSGTIVQIAWQFSVTVARVLAIATVASVFPLYTGLACGCHALLMALWIFFYERPCFCGDSTGQRLFLSSAFGLVYIFNYIPLHEGPTRLRYSLFYSLCFAETIACAVLYALFVRHPTIRQSAFCTAVLCGFPTATFMIGISLMLFFYTYCHPNITSRQQDTDVVAE